In the Choloepus didactylus isolate mChoDid1 chromosome 3, mChoDid1.pri, whole genome shotgun sequence genome, TGAGTATGACCTTTTGACTTCAGAAGGAAAGAATACCTACAGTTGCCAAAGGTGAGAAAAGACCCACATGAGCCAGCAAAGAGGTTGGGTTTGAAACCTCAAGACCTGCCTTGCTTTCTCATGCTGAAGGACAAGCTCCTGCATTCACCAGAGTAGAGACCAAGTTCCACTTCTCCCTGGTTTGTCAGGAAACTGCAGACAGGGAGGGCTGGGGCAGCTCTGGAAGAGCCTTGAGGCCCACAGGGAAAGTTGTCAGGCCCCCATAACTAGGAGTGAGCAGAgccgtgcacgcacacacactgCAGAATTGCTTAACCTGGTCACAGCTACTGTCCTCCGGTCCAGGGCAAAGCCAGGCCTACTTGTCGGGCAATCTGTTGGGGTCAGAGGGAGTAGATATAGACAAAGGATATTCTTGGTTCTGACTGGAGAGGGAAGGGGGGCTGAGCACCGTGTGAAGCTCTCCCTACTCAATGGCCAATAGAGGTTTCACATAAAACAGTTGATGCCACCACTCCCCACAGGAGCACAAACAAGCCAAGCATCTCATAAATGACTCCTTGCAGGGACGCTTACAGCAGCATCAGTGCCACCTCAAGCAGGTGTGAGCAATTAGATGGACCTGCCTTAAGAATGACCATTTGTTCACCTGATTTGGCAAATCCCGTTTTAACCCTTTTCATCTCACTCACGAAAGAAAAAAACGAGTTAACTTAAATGGAGTTTATCTTGTGCTGGAGGCTGGAGGAGAGAAGTAGTTGGGGAAAGCAACCTTCTGACCTAAAGACTTTactgttaaattatttttcagattCAAAAACAATACAAGGAAAAAGCAAAGGAGGCAGCAAAGAGAGACTACAAGGATACGGCTCATTTTCAAAAACATTCCAGGCATTTTAGGGAAAGAGCAACTAGCAAAACTCCAGATTAACGGAAAATGTGTTCACCTGTCaactaaggaggaaaaaaaataaataaataaataaagattcaCTGTGGTCCAGGAAAGCAAGAATTCAGGCTCCCCGGCTTCCGGTCTCCTCCTCGCCATCCTCTCTCTGCCCCACCCCAGGCGTCCAGGAGGAAACCAGTCAAGTGAGACTGCACACTTGCCAACTCGCGGGGACACCGGGGCTCCGGCCAGGGGTCGCCCGCCACCGCAGACGGCCACTCCTACGAGGACACACCCTCCACCTACCTCAAACATGGGAGAGGCGCCCTTGCTCGGCAACGTGCAGCCCAGGAGCTCGGCGAGAAACTTTGCCATATACGAGCAGTGAGGCAGGGTCTCTTCCGCAGCGCTGGTTCCGTCCTTTCCTTGCGCAAGAGCCAGAGGGGAGAGGTCTCGCCGGAACCCCGCAGGCCAGCCCGGGCGGTGGCTGGGGGGGCTGCTCCGGCGGCGGGCGGCGACGGGACGGACCCGGCGAGCGCGCCTGCTGCCCGCCCCCCCGCAGGGTAGGGGGTGCAAGGTGCGCGCGGCCGCGCGGGCGGGCCGACCCTCCTGCGCCGCGGGAGCCGGGCGCAGTGCTGTCTGAGCTGGCCTTTCCCGCTGAATGTCACTATTACCACAGTAAAGAGAAGGGCCTCGCCGAGGGGGTGGCCGGAGGGCCAACCGAGCCGCAGAATGCGCGGCCGCGCACGGGCAAGGGCAAACCGCGGGCAAAGCGCCGCGGCGCAGGGACTGGCCCGGCCCACCCCTGGGCTTGGAAACTCGAGCGACACCGCTCGGCTGGAGCAGATGCCTTAAGCtccagggagaagggagaagtggagTAGGAGGCGTAGGGGGAGAGGGGTCTCTTTATGGGAACCGGCCAAGATGACCCACTTCCCCAgttttcccctcctctgcattaATGGAGGTGGAAAAGGCGGCTGCCTGGGTGTGCTGACTGACCCGGGCGAATTACTGCTGCCAGGCACGACGGCCCAGCGCGGCTCCCCCACCAGCCTGCACTGACCCCACCCTTCCCTTTTGGGAAGGTTCCAGAAGCCTGGGAGGGATTCCCAATTCTCACATTAAAGCTTGTTAGTGAATGGAGCAGGTACCTGTAAGCATCAAAAGGGAGAAGTGACTTGGTAGGCTCCGGACTGGGCCAGATATGCTTCACAATCACAGCTCCCTCCCAAAGATGCGCATGATCAGCAGACTGAACACAGACAAGCGTGGCcgtttttctttccaaaatgacaAGGCTTGTCTCTTAATAAGGAAGACGCTTTAGGACACAAGGCCTATGATATATACACCGCAAACTTTAGTATGCGTGAGAATGGCCTGGAGAAGATGTTTAAAATGAGAAGTCCTAGTCTCCTACTGCCTGTGTTTCTGATTCGGTAGCTTTGGGGTGAACCTCAGGATCTACTTTTTTATTGggcccccaggagaggctgatgCAGGTGGTGCCCAGGCTGGACTTTGAAAAATACTGCCAATTGTGTCAAATCAGAGGTCAGCACAAACAAGAACTATAGAAGCACTAGATTTAGTGACAGGCAGGGGACCCTAGAGAAAGTTTTGTCAAATCACCTATACTACCTTCAAGGAAACAGAGTTGAAAGCTttaattctttcatgaattaaactATAATAGTGACACTCTGGGTATATAATAGGCATTTTATAATTGCTTACTTGACTGAATGAATAGAAGATGGATGGTTGGGTGGATGGTGATGAACAGCTGGGTCCAGATTTCCTGATTCCCATCCCATAATTCTAGCTGATGCAGCAGATACACAGTGAATTTAGGGGATAAAAGTTGGGGGCAGGGTAGAGGAAGAGATGTTAAACTAAATTAGTTTCAGTGCCCACTGCTTTTGAAACTTTCAGTCATGTGTCTTTCACAGCAGAGGGACTAAAGAAAGCATAGTTTCTTTGAAATCTCTGGTTTTATCTTTTACCTTCCAGCCAATGAAATATTCAGGTTTGTTATAATATAAAGATGCCCGTCCCCATGGGTAAAACTCAAGCTGCAAATATGCTATCTTTATCCTGTGGTTTCCAGAATTCCCTGCCACTTCACCAGATAATCATGATCAGCAAAACTGAGAAATAATGGAGCGAGGTGTTCCTTGAGCTacactaaaaagaaaagagaaaataacacgTAATGAGAACCTACGAATGCCCCAGGCACTGTGTCACTGCATAAGATCATGGTCTCTGGGGCCAGTCTACCGTGACTTAAATTCCAGTTCTGATGCTTAATAGCTGTGAGACTTGGGCAAGTGACCCCATTTCTCTGAGCtgtagtttccttatctgcaaaatggacaTAATGATAATAAAGGTGCTCAAGTCCTTTTCACACTTCACATCTCTCtgatttccaatttttccaccaaccaaaaaaaaatctttgatctTAAAGGGCTTATGTGATTATATTAGGCCCACTCAAATAATCGTCCTCTCTTAAGGTAAACGTATTGGTAGCCTTACTTACATCTGCaaattccttttgccatgtaatgtaGCATAATCATGGACATAACACCAGAGGATGAAGAGCCATCTAGAATTCTACCTACCACACAATTATTTTgaggaataaataaaagtatgCATTTGAAACACTTTGTGAGTACTTACAATAAGAACTTGATAAAgctagctattttttttttctacacatGGTACCTCATTTGATTGTCAGTACAATTCTGTATTATAAGTCATTTTTGTAAAGGTGAGGAACTGAGAATCAGAAAGATTGTCCAAGACCATGTAGCAGATTAGCAGCAGAGCCAGGAATCAAACCAAGGATCCTTCAACAATCTAGTCTATGCTTTCGGTATTTCATGAAATTACTTTGCTGAAAACTGAGCATTAGGAGATAGGACAAAGAAGACACAATTTTCATTGGGGGAATGGGACTTGAAAAGGAGCTTGACAGTATTGAGAAGCAGAAGGCATATTTACAGATAATCACTTGTCATATGCCAGTAATTTATGGTTTAGGGGCGAGGGAGACTGATACTCAGGTTAAATGGCACCCATATTCCTTTGCTGCACCAAAtactaattgaaataaaaaatcctTGTGATGTTTACTGAGCAGAGGCATTTTCTTGTGATGATAATTATCTTAAGAAGCTATATATGCACTTGTGATCTAGATTCATTTCTTTTATgagctccctccctccatcccccatcTTGCTTCTTGTAACATCAAGAGGAAAGAACCATGTCTTTCATCCCTGACTGGATAGCAAGTGGTTTGCTCAGACCTTCTCCAGGGCATGCCCAGGCCTGAGTCACTATAACATGTATTTCCTAAGATTACTGGTAGAGCAAGGACAAAGACCcaggacaaaagaaaacaaagggaaaaaagcaaagcaaacaaacataaaatCTTATCATCTCTGGTCTACGCCCACTTAGGGACTTGACTGCCAGTATTATTCACTGGGAAACTTTGTTCATAGTCTACAACCagcattttggtttgctaaggctgcagGAATGCAATATGTCAGAAATGTGTTGACtgttacaatgggaatttattaacttacaatttacagttatcaggctgtgaaaatgtccaactcaaggcatcaacgtGATGATACCTGGACTATGAAGacagctgctggcatctgggacaactctgtcacatggggaggcacatgccagcgtctgctgatccttctctcccagactctgttgctttcagcttctggcttcagtggtttcctctctcagctcctgtgggtcctctcgtagcttctctggggcttttctttaTAAACTCTCTCGGATCtattaaggattccagtaaaaggattaagaaccacaTTGAATGGGGTAGGTGACATCTCAAACTGAAATAAACTaacaaaaaggtcccacccacaacaggtcagCACCCAcaataatgaattaaaagaacatgatcttttctggggtacataacagcttcaaagcagCACACCTAGTATTTCCATTTCTAGAATTCATCCTCAGAAAATAACCAAAGAATCACCTGAAGATCATTACACTTTGTTTCATGACACAGTAACCATAGTGGTTAAGACgctgcctggatttgaattccagctctgccaattATCAACTgagtgatcttggacaagtcactccAATGCTCTaatcctccatttcttcatctgcaaatggacagctttgtgaatgtaattaacataactgaattgcatacttgaaagtggttaaaatgggaaattttaggttgtgtatatattatcagaataaaaattaaaaggaaaaatatagaacAATACAAAGAATTAACTATAGTtaataaatgtaataattttgatttatcaattgtaacaaaatgtaacaaatgtaccacactaaagcaaaatgttaataataaagaaaactggGAGGGGTTGTTTTGGAAATTCGGTagtttctgtgtgatttttctgtaaaccaagaactgctctaaaaattttttaattaaaaaattaaaaataaaaaaaatacctataTCATAAGAATGTGGTTAGGAGCTAATTAGTTAATACCATCATATTATACTAATTTATTGGCATGATTGTTATACGAATATATATCACATAATTATTATGCTAATACTAATAAAGTGCTCAGAAGAGTGCCTGGTCTATAGGAAGTAATagtaataaatgttagctattagaGGGTTATAACCAATGATGTACCCTCAGTTCCTAGCCTAGAACTTGGCACATAGTACTcagtaaaaattaattgaataattggatggatggacaaataaatgaacaaagatatctgtcaTGGCATCATAAAGCCAAAATTTGTAAACTAAAGTTCAACAACAGAACATATGCTTCAATATGTTATGGTTAATCAATACAGCCAGTAATaagtatgttttaaaagaatatcaaatgacctaaaaacataatttatataatgtTAATAGGTGACAACAATTAGTACATGTAGCTTATCCCAATTTagtaaaatgtttatatatatatacacacatacacatacatgggggaaagggaaggaaataagCTAAAAGGCAATAATAATTCTCTCCAGACAATGGAATTATGTATTACTGCATTTCTTCTCTGCGCATTCCTGAATTTTCTAGATTCTCTGCAGTGAAccaattctaatttttttaagaacCCATAGATAAGAACTtgacatttttttaatgtgatcaaGTTAATCTGAACTGATTTAAGATCTTATCTCTTTAATAAAACTTTAGAATGGACCAATTGATACAACTAAATCTGCACTGATAGTTTCCTTAAGGAACCTCCAGAATTTGTGCAAAAAGTGCCACTAAATACCATCCAAAATTTGGTTTTAAAGACACTCACCTCTATTGTAAGAACTAACAGTCTAGTTATCAACATAGACTTTACCCCAGGGATGGCAAAGACTTAGGAAGCAAATataatctattattttttaaacttacctatttttctcttctcatttagTTTAGAAGCAAAAGTGGAAGCTGAAGAGTAAAGCTCTGGAAATTATCACTTGCCCAGAATGAGTAATAATTTGTGCCTGCTGAGCTGTAAAGAATAGTACTTTATTTACCATGCTTCCTTTGTGGTTCTCAGAGGGAGAGCGGGAGTTGCAGTTACTGTAAACTCTGTACTTTAGTATGGTCAGAAAATAGAGCAGTCTGATTAATCAACTATTCTGACTAATTATCATCTATGCaacacatgaattaccacttttCAAAAAATTAGGCTGTCATAAATTGCAATTAACACTAAAACTCTAGTAAAGGTTTCATAATTCTTTGATGATTCAAAAGGCACTTCAGTGTCTCTTGGGTGTCAGGTTCATCAGCATAAAAATCATTTATCCTGGTAGGATGGATGAGGGGAGACAGTAGTTAATAGGAATTTTCAATTGAGAGAAATGCAAGTAAGCTAGGTTTTACTATGTTTACAAGGCTGAATGAACATCTATTGAGTGCTTTAAGCACCTCTGGAGAAAGGCTCTCTATTTGTCTGAGATGTTATAATTATTATTCCACAGGAATACAATGGTAACATTCTATTTTACAACAAAGAAAATTAGATTACAAGTTATCCTACAACTCTCCCTCCTCCTAGCTAAGATCACACACCATATAGAGTTACAATGGTGCCAATTACAAGATCTTTTCATGCACTGTATGTTCCTTTGGCTTTTGATGATCCGAATGAATTTCATACCAAATAGTAGCTACTGGCAGCAATCAAAACAATTTCAGGGAAAATAGTTCCATCTTCTGTGTTCAGGTAATGTTATCGATTTAAACTTAATATTTGCTTCACTTCTTTCTCGGTACAACAAGCAAGTGTGTGCCTTCTTTTCGGGCCCTCATTCTACCTTACCAAGAAAGTTGGAAACCCTAATATATACTAGGCCCTTCTATCAGTACTAGCTAGAAGCCAATTTTCATCAAAAAGaggttgtttttaaaaagaccaaTTAGTCAACTGCTGCCATCTTCACATTCCAcatcccactttttttttcttagaaccagagcacagagaggttaaatttttGCCCAGGTTTACAAAGCTAGTATGTTAGTAGAGCTGGGGCCAGATTCCAAATCTCCTAGTGGTTGGTCCATACTCTTTTCATTGAATCATTGCCTCACTGTCCAAGTTGTAAAATTCTACATACTTCTCTAAATCATGCCAGGCCTGAGAGTTTGCCTGAAAAATAACACTTTTCTTTGAGCTAGGtttataaaaagagaagaaaggaaagaagaaaggagagagggagggggaaacaGAGAGATGGCCAGAGGGAGAAGAACCAAAGTCCTTGAGGAACCCCTCCCATAACCCCAGCCAAGCTTATTCCATGGTGCAGGAATTTGGAGTTTTAGCCCTGGCACAATGAACCACCAAGATTTATTTGAAAAGCTATAAGTGAACCATCCTGGAAGAATCATTGCAGGATATCCTGAAGCTGTTGGCCAGAGACTCCAAGGGATACATCTGACCCTCCCAGCCATGCCCTGGATAGGAAGGAGACATGTGCTTAAGAGGGAAATATTCAAGATTGGGTCCTGGTAATTAGCTGATGATCAGGACAAACGGATGTTGggttgtgtgatggttaggttcatgtgtcaacttggccaggtgatagtacccagctgtctgg is a window encoding:
- the LOC119530328 gene encoding uncharacterized protein LOC119530328, encoding MRIFGRELLRHLLQPSGVARVSKPRGGPGQSLRRGALPAVCPCPCAAAHSAARLALRPPPRRGPSLYCGNSDIQRERPAQTALRPAPAAQEGRPARAAARTLHPLPCGGAGSRRARRVRPVAARRRSSPPSHRPGWPAGFRRDLSPLALAQGKDGTSAAEETLPHCSYMAKFLAELLGCTLPSKGASPMFESKSHSRVGLKSSTKQKTTIFSTLTNEKSLSDCKKDLLQPSEEQGVHLTDSTSI